A genome region from Christensenella minuta includes the following:
- a CDS encoding sugar ABC transporter substrate-binding protein: MKKIISLIVVAVLLATVAFAGCAQQAPAASEEPSQSAEASESAAPEESTGAEASAGAADAGSYEWKQVGEVENVKIVEQEPEKPLRFAFLGFQNNPFWNLVQDGVAEATEFLAGHNVTIDNINLGENIDATVINNGLEAAVAQQYDGIVTTPFVTGVENYIDAAVDAGIPVVTLYGESEKPSKRFVFIGQDNKEAGQTVAEAMDEALGGEQGAKFAIITASFTMENLEIKRNTVKDYLESKGYVSVGDFEANDSADQTYTLTKDILTANPDVKAIYCVAGGPYGAPKAIADAGKTGEVFVIGHDETAENLGYVRTGEMTVIGQNPTGVSFDGFMYLYNKVVAGQDPEEAVLASHSMIIDKDNVNELFPE; the protein is encoded by the coding sequence ATGAAAAAGATTATCAGTCTGATTGTGGTAGCAGTTCTGCTGGCAACGGTCGCATTCGCCGGCTGTGCACAGCAAGCGCCCGCTGCCAGCGAAGAGCCTTCCCAGTCCGCGGAAGCTTCCGAGTCCGCAGCACCGGAAGAATCCACGGGGGCGGAAGCGTCCGCAGGCGCCGCAGATGCCGGCTCTTACGAGTGGAAGCAGGTCGGCGAAGTCGAGAATGTGAAGATCGTCGAGCAGGAACCGGAAAAGCCGTTGCGCTTTGCCTTCCTTGGCTTCCAGAACAACCCGTTCTGGAATCTCGTACAGGATGGCGTGGCGGAAGCGACGGAATTCCTTGCCGGACATAATGTAACGATCGACAACATCAACCTCGGCGAGAACATCGACGCGACGGTCATCAACAACGGTCTTGAAGCGGCGGTTGCGCAGCAGTATGACGGGATCGTAACGACGCCCTTCGTAACCGGCGTGGAAAACTATATCGATGCGGCGGTCGATGCGGGTATCCCGGTCGTGACCCTTTACGGAGAAAGCGAAAAACCGAGCAAGCGGTTCGTATTCATCGGACAGGACAATAAGGAAGCGGGCCAGACGGTTGCGGAAGCAATGGACGAAGCCCTCGGCGGAGAGCAGGGAGCGAAATTCGCGATCATCACGGCTTCCTTCACGATGGAAAACCTTGAGATCAAGCGGAACACCGTAAAAGATTACCTCGAATCCAAAGGCTATGTCAGCGTGGGCGATTTTGAGGCGAACGACAGCGCAGACCAGACCTACACGCTCACGAAGGACATCCTGACGGCAAACCCGGACGTCAAAGCGATCTACTGCGTGGCAGGCGGCCCTTACGGTGCACCGAAGGCAATTGCGGATGCCGGTAAGACGGGCGAAGTATTCGTCATAGGCCACGACGAAACCGCTGAAAACCTGGGCTATGTGCGTACGGGAGAGATGACGGTCATTGGGCAGAACCCAACGGGCGTATCGTTTGACGGGTTTATGTATCTGTACAACAAGGTAGTAGCGGGCCAGGATCCGGAAGAAGCAGTGCTTGCTTCCCATTCCATGATTATTGATAAAGACAATGTGAACGAGTTATTCCCAGAATAA
- the deoC gene encoding deoxyribose-phosphate aldolase yields MTAKELGRIMGGRILESYYDYAHVSNLVYEALDLGFECIQVFPNMLPKVKEVLNGRGLEVCAVVSYPHGIFLPEQKAFEIKDAIEAGATQIEFVVHNINVRSGNWELVRDEFRACRQAAGSHVLKAILECEWLTDEMIRKVCGIAAEEKIDRVCTSIGVYTRPDENKNDMLIGVEPEDVRKVKAAVQGKVKVVAQGNIDSVSKCRELLDAGADYISSEFAADILRSWE; encoded by the coding sequence ATGACAGCAAAAGAATTAGGCAGGATCATGGGAGGCCGTATCCTGGAAAGCTATTATGATTATGCACACGTATCCAACCTGGTATACGAGGCGCTCGACCTGGGATTCGAGTGCATCCAGGTATTCCCCAATATGCTTCCCAAGGTAAAGGAAGTCCTGAACGGACGCGGCCTTGAGGTCTGCGCGGTGGTTTCCTATCCTCATGGAATATTCCTGCCGGAGCAGAAGGCGTTTGAAATCAAAGACGCCATCGAAGCGGGCGCGACGCAGATCGAATTCGTGGTACACAACATCAATGTTCGCTCCGGCAACTGGGAGCTCGTGCGCGATGAGTTCCGGGCCTGCCGTCAGGCGGCGGGCAGCCACGTCCTGAAGGCGATCCTTGAATGCGAATGGCTGACGGACGAAATGATCCGCAAGGTGTGCGGGATCGCGGCGGAAGAGAAGATCGACCGCGTATGCACTTCGATCGGCGTATACACGCGGCCGGACGAAAACAAGAACGATATGCTGATCGGCGTGGAGCCTGAGGATGTGCGGAAGGTGAAGGCCGCCGTACAGGGAAAGGTGAAAGTCGTTGCGCAGGGAAATATCGACAGCGTTTCCAAATGCAGGGAATTGCTGGACGCGGGCGCGGATTATATCAGCTCGGAATTTGCGGCGGATATACTGCGCAGCTGGGAATAA
- the deoC gene encoding deoxyribose-phosphate aldolase: MNAREAARLIDISAVRTHHTMSDIEEIVGYAKEYKFINVHVLPNWMKQLSEMLKDVEGVYAGGPVGFPSGAHKTETKVVEAKGLIEDGIEEMDIVMNVGRFKNKEYGYVLKELREIIGLAKNAGRPILTKVLIELNCLTEEEADKACEIVVSSGADFLKTGTGWVPGDANIERIRRIKKNLAGTGMKVKAAGGIRTREEFDELLEMGVERFGINTQSAIEIVKSFE, encoded by the coding sequence ATGAATGCAAGAGAAGCGGCGCGCCTGATCGATATCAGCGCGGTAAGGACGCATCACACGATGAGTGACATCGAGGAGATCGTAGGGTACGCAAAGGAATATAAATTCATCAACGTGCACGTACTGCCGAACTGGATGAAGCAGCTTTCGGAAATGCTGAAGGACGTAGAAGGGGTGTATGCGGGAGGGCCGGTGGGATTTCCGTCCGGAGCGCATAAAACGGAGACGAAGGTCGTCGAGGCGAAGGGACTGATCGAGGACGGCATCGAGGAAATGGACATCGTGATGAACGTAGGACGATTCAAAAACAAGGAATACGGTTATGTGCTGAAAGAACTGAGGGAGATCATAGGGCTTGCGAAAAACGCGGGGCGTCCGATTCTCACGAAGGTGCTGATCGAGCTGAATTGCCTGACGGAAGAGGAAGCGGACAAGGCGTGCGAGATCGTCGTGTCAAGCGGAGCGGATTTTCTGAAGACGGGAACAGGCTGGGTGCCGGGAGACGCGAATATCGAACGGATCCGCAGGATAAAGAAGAACCTGGCGGGAACGGGGATGAAGGTAAAGGCGGCGGGAGGCATCCGCACGCGTGAGGAATTCGACGAGCTTCTGGAGATGGGAGTAGAGCGCTTCGGCATCAACACGCAGTCGGCGATCGAGATCGTAAAATCGTTTGAATAA
- a CDS encoding SDR family NAD(P)-dependent oxidoreductase → MKQLAIVTGASSGIGKAVAKKFLELGYEAVLADRNPDRLRAAEEGFGAWKGRFTCCETDVADAGSIDALIVQVRRRKADFHVLVNCAGVFRGGLLHEAAAEDYDVQFDVNVKGTCLMMKAVLPLMLEAHGGSIVNVASVSGIRGDYNAPLYCASKGAVISLTRAAALDYMEKGIRINCVSPSATATPMFLSGTGDGVMRAFKEALPDHKIGLPEQVADAVVFLASPQAAHICGHNLPVDGGLTAWNGQPRQDKDA, encoded by the coding sequence ATGAAACAGTTGGCGATCGTAACGGGCGCAAGCAGCGGGATCGGAAAAGCCGTTGCGAAAAAGTTTCTTGAACTCGGCTATGAAGCCGTTCTTGCCGACCGGAACCCGGACAGGCTGCGGGCGGCAGAAGAGGGATTCGGTGCGTGGAAAGGCCGTTTTACCTGCTGTGAAACCGATGTGGCGGACGCCGGAAGCATCGACGCGCTGATCGTACAGGTACGGCGGAGAAAAGCGGATTTCCATGTGCTTGTGAACTGCGCCGGGGTGTTCCGCGGCGGCCTGCTGCACGAAGCGGCGGCGGAAGACTACGATGTGCAGTTTGATGTGAACGTAAAAGGGACATGCCTGATGATGAAGGCAGTGCTGCCGCTGATGCTGGAAGCACACGGCGGGAGCATTGTGAACGTCGCCTCGGTTTCCGGGATTCGAGGGGACTATAACGCGCCCCTCTACTGCGCCAGCAAGGGCGCGGTGATAAGCCTTACGCGCGCCGCCGCGCTCGACTACATGGAAAAAGGCATCAGGATCAACTGCGTATCACCGTCGGCGACGGCGACGCCGATGTTCCTGTCGGGGACCGGAGACGGTGTGATGCGGGCGTTTAAGGAAGCGCTTCCGGACCATAAGATCGGGCTGCCCGAGCAGGTGGCGGATGCAGTCGTGTTTCTGGCTTCACCGCAGGCGGCGCATATCTGCGGGCATAACCTGCCCGTGGACGGCGGCCTCACCGCGTGGAACGGACAGCCGAGACAGGATAAGGACGCCTGA
- a CDS encoding VOC family protein has protein sequence MTDGRKHDHIGLAAKNLEETVAFYTGILGFEVVGECTAPDGTPIKFLRNGGLNYEIFQPAGGMAPGQAEKVDHVSYVSDDIEEDYRWFMENGYECTTDGIEALDSAWEKGCRYFKIKGPGGEEIEFDQIV, from the coding sequence ATGACGGACGGAAGAAAACACGATCATATCGGCCTTGCGGCAAAGAATCTTGAAGAAACGGTCGCTTTTTATACCGGAATTCTCGGTTTTGAAGTGGTTGGGGAATGTACCGCGCCGGACGGAACGCCCATCAAATTCCTGCGCAATGGAGGCCTGAACTATGAAATTTTCCAGCCAGCCGGGGGAATGGCTCCGGGGCAGGCGGAAAAGGTAGACCACGTTTCCTATGTTTCCGACGATATCGAAGAGGATTACCGCTGGTTCATGGAAAACGGATACGAATGTACGACCGATGGCATAGAGGCGCTAGACAGCGCATGGGAAAAGGGTTGCCGCTATTTTAAGATCAAAGGACCGGGTGGCGAGGAGATAGAATTCGACCAGATTGTGTGA
- a CDS encoding VOC family protein → MKINHAHHIAVNTMEIERAVEFYRDILGFREVRRADMGPCTLVYMEISENMYMELFDLRGGTEDGQTAENRRGLRHIAFDVDDVRAWDAFLREKGVPFVQELSEMPQIGKRAILVSDPDGVVVELCESL, encoded by the coding sequence ATGAAGATAAACCATGCGCATCACATTGCCGTCAATACGATGGAGATCGAACGGGCGGTGGAGTTTTACCGGGATATCCTCGGGTTCCGGGAGGTGCGGCGGGCCGATATGGGGCCGTGCACCCTCGTCTATATGGAGATTTCGGAAAATATGTATATGGAGTTGTTCGACCTGCGCGGCGGCACGGAAGACGGGCAAACCGCCGAAAACCGGCGCGGCCTGCGCCACATTGCTTTCGATGTGGACGACGTGCGCGCGTGGGACGCGTTCCTCAGAGAAAAGGGAGTGCCCTTTGTACAGGAACTGTCCGAGATGCCGCAGATCGGCAAACGCGCCATCCTGGTTTCCGATCCGGACGGCGTGGTAGTGGAACTTTGCGAATCCCTCTGA
- a CDS encoding sugar ABC transporter ATP-binding protein, with translation MENSELLRVEHISKSFPGVKVLNDINIDFRKGEVHAILGENGAGKSTLMNILFGYYRAEEGSLIWEGKKVSLHSPLEAQHIGISMIHQENSLVPYLSVMDNIYLGHYPKNGAFIDKRKLRENAVDLLRELEVPDIGPDTPVEKLSVAQKQLVEIVKALSLKPKLLMMDEPTAALTAKETHTLMNIIGKLRREGTAIVYVSHRMEEVFEVADKITVLRDGVMIKTVDKTDIDIDEAVRLMVGRDLENQMSSMEKRDPASISSEVILEVRGLSRKNKFEDISFAARKGEILGFGGLVGAGRSELMESIFGFDKIDSGEVLIKGRVVQIKSPYDAARYKLALVPEERKVKGLFPDLSVGDNINIASYKKLKKGKLIDKKLETEAAQRYVEKLNIKTTNTRKRIGDLSGGNQQKAVLSRWLQTEPEILILDEPTHGIDVGAKAEIYGIIRDLADQGITILLISSELPELLMLSDRIVVMSMGKISGIVEPQDYSEENIMMHATGQKKSNLSERLKK, from the coding sequence ATGGAAAATTCGGAACTGCTCCGCGTAGAACATATTTCCAAATCGTTCCCGGGCGTAAAAGTGCTAAACGATATCAACATCGATTTCCGCAAAGGAGAAGTCCACGCGATACTCGGGGAGAACGGCGCCGGGAAATCTACCCTGATGAACATCCTGTTCGGTTATTACCGCGCGGAAGAAGGCAGCCTGATCTGGGAAGGGAAAAAGGTATCGCTGCATTCGCCGCTCGAGGCCCAGCATATCGGCATCTCTATGATCCACCAGGAAAATTCACTGGTTCCTTACCTTAGTGTAATGGACAATATCTACCTCGGGCATTATCCCAAAAACGGGGCGTTTATCGACAAGCGTAAACTGCGGGAAAATGCCGTGGACCTGCTCAGGGAGCTTGAGGTGCCGGATATCGGACCGGATACCCCGGTGGAAAAACTGAGCGTAGCGCAAAAGCAGCTTGTCGAGATCGTGAAGGCGCTGTCCTTAAAACCAAAGCTGCTGATGATGGACGAACCAACCGCGGCCCTCACGGCCAAGGAAACACATACGCTGATGAATATCATCGGCAAGCTGCGCAGGGAAGGGACCGCCATCGTTTATGTATCGCACCGCATGGAAGAGGTGTTTGAGGTAGCCGACAAGATCACCGTCCTGCGCGACGGCGTTATGATTAAAACAGTCGACAAAACGGATATCGATATCGACGAGGCAGTCCGCCTGATGGTGGGACGCGATCTTGAAAACCAGATGAGTAGTATGGAGAAGCGCGACCCGGCAAGCATCAGCAGCGAGGTAATCCTCGAGGTGCGCGGCCTGAGCCGGAAGAACAAGTTCGAGGATATCAGTTTTGCCGCGCGCAAAGGCGAGATACTTGGGTTCGGGGGACTCGTGGGCGCGGGGCGGAGCGAGTTGATGGAATCCATCTTCGGCTTCGACAAGATCGACAGCGGCGAGGTGCTTATTAAGGGCCGGGTCGTGCAAATCAAAAGCCCTTACGACGCGGCAAGATACAAACTGGCGCTGGTGCCGGAGGAGCGCAAGGTAAAAGGCCTGTTCCCAGACCTGAGCGTGGGCGACAACATCAACATCGCAAGCTACAAAAAACTGAAAAAAGGGAAGCTGATTGATAAGAAGCTGGAGACGGAAGCGGCCCAAAGATATGTGGAAAAGCTGAATATCAAAACGACAAACACCAGGAAGCGCATCGGCGACCTCTCGGGCGGCAACCAGCAGAAGGCGGTACTTTCAAGGTGGTTGCAGACAGAGCCGGAGATTCTGATCCTCGACGAACCGACACACGGGATCGACGTAGGGGCAAAAGCCGAAATCTACGGGATCATCCGCGATCTGGCGGACCAGGGCATCACCATCCTGCTGATCTCGTCCGAGCTTCCGGAGCTGCTGATGCTCAGCGACAGGATCGTCGTCATGAGCATGGGCAAGATAAGCGGCATCGTGGAACCGCAGGATTATTCCGAGGAAAATATCATGATGCACGCTACAGGGCAAAAGAAATCCAATTTAAGCGAACGCTTAAAAAAATAA
- a CDS encoding sugar phosphate isomerase/epimerase family protein: MKFGTHYLIGINSFSYDPFGTIDRAARLGFDALEIPFGDLMAGGGEERGLRIADYANKKGIKLAFCGGFPEECDMLSDDAAVRENGIRYMHNLLLLMQKMDADLLVGCHYTKWPVRRTETLSLAHKEELVERTAEAYRLAAQPAQECGVTCAIETLNRFEAYLLNCSEETADFVDRVGNPNVKVHFDTFHMNIEEDSIGGAIKTAGTRLAALHVAERNRRFPGMGDFCWDEFFSALKQVGFDGYMDLEVFMLPEGDMSAIIGVWRDISRGVRGKEFEQLEARSLEFLKDKAAQHGLI; encoded by the coding sequence ATGAAATTCGGAACCCATTATTTAATTGGAATCAACTCATTCTCGTACGATCCCTTCGGAACGATCGACCGTGCGGCCCGTCTTGGCTTTGACGCGCTGGAGATTCCCTTCGGCGACCTCATGGCCGGCGGTGGGGAAGAGCGCGGTCTCAGGATCGCCGATTATGCGAACAAAAAAGGGATCAAGCTGGCTTTTTGCGGGGGTTTCCCGGAAGAATGCGATATGCTCAGCGACGATGCAGCCGTCCGCGAAAACGGCATTCGGTATATGCACAACCTCCTCCTACTGATGCAAAAGATGGACGCGGACCTGCTCGTAGGCTGCCACTATACCAAGTGGCCGGTACGCAGGACAGAGACGCTTTCGCTGGCCCATAAGGAAGAACTGGTGGAACGGACGGCGGAAGCGTACCGGCTTGCGGCGCAGCCCGCACAGGAATGCGGCGTAACCTGCGCGATCGAGACGCTCAACCGTTTCGAAGCCTATTTGCTCAACTGCAGCGAGGAAACGGCCGATTTCGTGGACCGCGTAGGTAACCCGAACGTCAAGGTCCATTTCGATACCTTCCACATGAATATTGAGGAAGACAGCATTGGCGGGGCAATCAAAACGGCGGGCACGCGGCTGGCGGCGCTGCACGTCGCGGAGAGGAACAGGCGGTTCCCCGGCATGGGCGATTTCTGCTGGGATGAATTTTTTTCCGCACTGAAGCAGGTCGGCTTCGACGGCTATATGGACCTCGAGGTGTTCATGTTGCCCGAAGGGGATATGAGCGCGATCATCGGCGTGTGGAGAGATATTTCCCGCGGCGTTCGTGGGAAAGAATTTGAACAGCTGGAAGCAAGGTCGCTGGAGTTCCTGAAGGACAAAGCGGCGCAGCACGGCCTCATTTAA